The bacterium nucleotide sequence GGCCATTTTCATCCCACCGAAGTCATCTCTGATAAGCTCTCTTCGGTATTGACCTTTTTGGATGAGGTGCTGCTCCATGTCAGCCGCGGCGTGCGCTGGGACAGCGACCATATCGTCATTGTCAGCGACGAATTGCAGGCCATTGCCCAGGAGATCGTGCGCGGCAAATATCTGCGCCGCGTGCACATCGGCTTGGACTTTTTTGATGCGAGCGTCAACCGGGTTTGTGCCTGGGTCATCGGCACACGCAGCATGATCAAAGCGCTGCTCCTGGCCCTGTTGGAACCCATCGCGCTGCTGCGCAAGCTGGAAAACCAGGGCGATTTCTCCGGCCGTCTGGCTTTGCAGGAAGAGATCAAAACACTGCCCATGGGCAGCGTCTGGGATTATTACCTGGCTGAACAGGATCTCGCCATCGGCTTGGGGTGGATGGATCAGGTGCGCCGGTATGAACGAGAGGTTTTGTCGAAACGTAACTAGCCGCCGCCCGGCCGTTGAACTGTGCTGTTGATGAGCGAGGTATTGGTAAAATGGAATTAGCTGTTGTTCAGGGATCCGTGGTGGCCACGGTCAAAGCCGACAAACTCAAAGGCCGCAAGTTGCTGCTCCTCAACATCGCCGGTCCTGATGCCAAACCGACCAACACCTTCGTCGTGGCAGTGGATACCGTGGGCGCCGGCGAGGGCGAAATGGTTTTGCTGGTGCGTGGCTCCTCCGCGCGGCAGTCTTCGGATTTGACCTCTGTGCCTACAGACGCCAGCATCATCGCTGTAGTGGACGCCATTGAATGGAATGGCCGCATGGTGTTTCAAAAAGAAAAACAAGGCCGCTTATGAAACTGGCGCGTGTCATCGGCCGCGTATGGGCGACCGTCAAAGAAGCGAAACTGACCGGTGTGCAGTTGTCGGTCATTCAACCGGTCAACGAAAAGCTGGAAAAGATGGGCTCGCCTCTGATCGCCGCTGACATACTCAACTCAAAGGAAAACGATCTGGTTTATTGGGTCAGCGGCGCTGAAGCCACTTTTCCGCTGCCTGACCGGCAAATACCCAGCGACGTAAGCATCGTCGGACTGGTCGATAGATTGGATACTTCTGCATTATGATCCTGGCACGAGTCATCGGCAGCCTGGTAGCCACCATTAAACATGACAGCTATCAGAACCGAAAAATCATGTTGGTCAAACCGATCTCACCGGATGGACAGATGAAATCCCTGCTCATGGTGGCTGTGGATACGGTCGGGTGCGGCGTCGGCGATACGGTGCTGGTGGCCTCAGAAGGCCGTGCAGCCATGGAGCTTCTTGGCCTTAAAAAACGACCGCCGTTGCGCAGCATCGTCACTGCCATCGTCGACCGGATCGACTATTCGCCGATCTCTCCTGCGGGAGAACCTTCATGAGCCTGGTGCTGTCGGCTGAAGAAAAAGAACGACTGGTGCAGCTGATCACCCGGGAGGTTCTGGCCAGATTGCGTATGCAAGGGCCGTACCTGTCCGAAGCAAAAGCGACTGTTTCCACCCTTTCCGGCCAAACCCTGTTTCTGCCCAACCGGCTGATCTCTCTGCAGATCGTGCAACCGTTGGCCGGCCGATCTGTTCAGACGTTGTGTATCACTGACAACGCCCTGATCACCTCGGCAGCCGGAGATCTGCT carries:
- a CDS encoding EutN/CcmL family microcompartment protein, giving the protein MELAVVQGSVVATVKADKLKGRKLLLLNIAGPDAKPTNTFVVAVDTVGAGEGEMVLLVRGSSARQSSDLTSVPTDASIIAVVDAIEWNGRMVFQKEKQGRL
- a CDS encoding EutN/CcmL family microcompartment protein — its product is MKLARVIGRVWATVKEAKLTGVQLSVIQPVNEKLEKMGSPLIAADILNSKENDLVYWVSGAEATFPLPDRQIPSDVSIVGLVDRLDTSAL
- a CDS encoding EutN/CcmL family microcompartment protein, which codes for MILARVIGSLVATIKHDSYQNRKIMLVKPISPDGQMKSLLMVAVDTVGCGVGDTVLVASEGRAAMELLGLKKRPPLRSIVTAIVDRIDYSPISPAGEPS